ATGTCTGGTCTCCCGCGAGAATCATTAATGCGGATGAAATAGGTGGTCAGGTTCAGACCTGGTTAAGAAAAGTTGCGGGCCACCGCTTCTTTTCCTATGTTCATATTCGAGAACCGCACTTACCCTTCCAGCCGCCTCCAGAATTCTTGCGCCGCTTTCGCGATGATCCCAGTTTTCAGGTGCCTGAATTCAAATTTTCAATACCACCTTCCGAAGAGGATAAAAGCAAAATTCGAGATGTATATGATGCAAGCATCGCTTTTGGCGACGCTGAGCTGGGAAAAATCCTGTCGACCCTTCGAGCGCTCGGTTTAGATGAAAGAACAATCATCATCGTTCTCTCCGATCACGGGGAGGCCTTTTGGGAACATCAAATACAAGGTCACAACCTCACACTTTATGATGAAATGCTGCGGATCCCGTTAATCATTCATTTCCCTCGCGAACCGAAGCTGAGCAATGTTCGCAGTACGGATCTTGTGGGGAACTTCGATGTATTTTCTACGCT
The bacterium genome window above contains:
- a CDS encoding sulfatase-like hydrolase/transferase; this translates as PEQFKTMAEVFFDSGYETSMFLATPNATKVFGYTQGFEHVWSPARIINADEIGGQVQTWLRKVAGHRFFSYVHIREPHLPFQPPPEFLRRFRDDPSFQVPEFKFSIPPSEEDKSKIRDVYDASIAFGDAELGKILSTLRALGLDERTIIIVLSDHGEAFWEHQIQGHNLTLYDEMLRIPLIIHFPREPKLSNVRSTDLVGNFDVFSTLVDLFPFSRKRILLNGKSLLPGLVFGSKQSPRSLFFHRARYRHYALRSSTMKYISEYDRKREELYDLSTDPSETQNLVETYPILSAYYRVELEKTLDKQRKTRDSLRIQQPKTVIDEETREHLKALGYVN